From Gracilimonas sp.:
CAACAGCTCTTTTGTAAGCGGGCAATACGCCCCCATTTTAATGTGGAAACAAGGCGATAAAATTCTTTTCGAGAGTGAACTCGAAATTGAATTTGAGGGCGATGGTGTTCAGTTTGCCCTGGAGTATGCTAATATATCATACATCTTAAATGATTATGCCATACTTAGGGTCGGTAATTTTCTGACCCCCTTCGGTACCTTTAACGACAGGATTCACCCGGCGTGGATAAACAAATTATCAACGGCACCCTTGGGAATGGGACACGACCCTGTTGGGCCAACCAGCGAATTTGGCGCTGAATTAAGAGGCGCGGCTGATCTTGGAAGTTCTAAGTTTAATTACTCACTGTATTTGTCGAATGGTTCCATACTTTCAGTACACGATGAAGATTCAACAACAGCCCCGGAAGTCAGCCTGAGTGGGTTGAACTTTGAGGATAATAATAATGAAAAGGCTGTTGGAGGAAGATTTGGCTTTTTACCTTTTAATAATTCTGCCCTGGAATTAGGGGTATCTGCGCAATACACCTCAAATATTGCAAATAAAGACTTTGAATATGGCTCGGTAGGCATGTTAAATTACGCGTTTGACCTGTCTTTCGTAAAAAACAGCATTCAACCCATTAAAGGTAATATTGATGTTAAGGCTCAATGGAACCAATCCAACATTGATGAATTTGAATTGGTTTTACCCGATGGCGACGAGCTTATTTTCGATCAAAAAAGAAGTGCCTATTACGCTCAGATAGCTTACCGCCCCTCACTTTCAAGCAGCCCTTTTTTGAGCAAGCTTGAATTTGTGGGCCGATACTCAGGTATCGACTTACCAGAGGGCCCTGATGAACATGGGGATGAGCCCGCCACGCCCAAAATATCAGACAATGGTGCCGGTAACAGCTTGCGTTCAAAATCTTTATTTACCCCGGAAGTTGTTGGGGGCGGTGAAGAAGAGGAAGTTCACAATGAAGGTGACCGCACCCAGATAGCATTCGGTGTTAATTACTGGATAACATGGCGTTCGGTCATAAAATTCAGTTATCAGATAACCGACAACAATGAAGAGGCCTTTTCGGGCATCTACCTCCATTACGCTTTAGGATTTTAACACTTAAATAATTACCACTATGAAATTTTCAGGCATTTCAAAATTATTAACCATAGTAATTTTAACAACCTTAGCTTTTACAACGTACAGTTGCAGCACAAGCAAAGAAGCCACCGGGACTGCCTCAAATGACGGCTTGGATGATTTGTCGTTTACTGTAGAAAAATCAGGGGCTGTTTTGTGGGGCGAAACTTGCGGGAATTGCCATAACGCACCAGACCCGACGGCTTTCAGCGACCGGGAATGGGATGCTATCGGCTCTCATATGCGAATCCGCGCCGGCCTGACGGCTGATGAGACGAAGAAAATCGTCACATTTCTGCAGCAAAGTAATTAAGTCAGAACCCAATATAATTATGGCAAAGGTAAAATTAATATCATTAATTTTAATGACTTTATTTCTGTATCAGGGGTGTATTACAACTGCAGAATCTGGAGAAGAGTCTGAAATTATATATCCAATGTTCGTAGACAACAACTCGAATAATATCAATGATTATGTAGAGCAGACAACGCACGAACCGGGTCCGGGCACGGTATCATCAAAAAGCTCCACAGATAATGGTAACTCTCATGGTGAACCCGGGCATTCCTTTACCGATGACAATGAAGATGGTATCTGCGACTATGCTCAAGATGGAAGTCCAACTTGGCATGGACCTGGTTTCATTGATGATAATGAAAACGGTATCTGCGATTACTGGGATGAATCCCATTCCATGCACAGCCGGCACGAGGGAATGCGCTTTCACGATGAGAATGAAAACCATATCAATGATTACTTCGAGGAGGAAATGCATTGGGGAGCAGGCCATAAATTTATTGATGCGGATGGAGACGGAATTTGTGACCTTGCCCAAGACGGCAGTCCCACTTGGCATGGCCCTGGGTTTGTGGATATGAACGGCAATGGCATGAGCGACCACTGGGAAAACGGTGGACGCGGACACGGCGGCATGATGGGTGGAGGACACAATTAAATTAAAGAAAGATAACATAACGTGACAATTTATAACGGCCGACTATAATGAAAATTCGAACTCCTCATTTACTTTCTCTAATCATATTACCTCTGTTTCTTAACGGATGTATGACTATGGGCTGGGGCGGCCATTACAATAATGGCAGCAGTCAGCCGGCGGATCAACAGGCAAATCTGATCAAGGAGCAGCAAGTAGCAAATCAGACGGTTCGGGCAACATTCCCTTCTACTGAAGCAGGTCAACAAGTTCATTTTGAACTGGAAACAATCTCTCAGGATACTACCAATACACCTATTGAATCAGTAGTCCTGGAAATACAAAATCCAGGAAACTCCGGCTTGCCTCTCGCCACCACCACGGTTAAACCCGATCCTACCTTAAGCCGTCAAGGATACTGGATCATTCCTTATAGATTTGCAGAATCGGGAACTTATCAAATAACTTTTATAGTAAATTTGAACACAAAAAAATCTTCGTCACCTCATTCTATTTCTTCACACTTGATGGATTCAGAATCAGTTGCCAAATATAATAGGTATAACCCCTTCCCATGGGTCGCTAGTAGTGCAATAATGGTTGGCTTTATGGTGTGGATGATGGCCAATTAATCCTTCTCCCTACGCCACCAATCAAACGCATTTCGTCTTTAAGCTTAATTTAAGGTTCACCATTTATATTACAAATTAGCTTAAAAGCCTATGAGTTAACTGTCAACTTCCTACATGTTAAAGCACAGAATCGAAGAGTATATTTAAAAAACTTATTATAAGTTCAACTTATGCGTTTGTTCTTCTTAACAAAAAAGTTTCAATTTAATGAGTAAAGATTCGAAAACTATATCCCGCCGAAAATTCCTTCGCTATACTGCTTCTTTGGGGGCAGTAGCAGGTATTAGTTCTATTCTTCCTGCATATGCCTTCAAGAATTTTAATATTGAAAAAGAAGTACTGACTCCTTCAGGCCCTAAAAATACACTTGATTTAACTATTGAATCTATCCCTATTGAAATAGAAGGTAAAAAATCAAAAGCAATAGGGATTAATGGTAAAGTTCCAGGCCCGCTAATCCGCTTAAAAGAAGGAGAAGATGTTCTCTTGCGTGTTACAAATAATTTGGATGAAGACACTTCCATTCACTGGCATGGCATTATTTTACCGTTTCAGATGGATGGCGTTCCCGGAGTAAGTTTTGATGGAATTAAACCCGGGGAGACTTTTGAATACAAATATCCTGTTAAACAGAATGGAACGTATTGGTATCACAGCCATTCAAAATTACAGGAACAACTGGGGCATTATGGACCCATGATTATTGACCCGGCTAATGAAGACCCGGTTGAATTTGACCGTGAATACCCCGTTATACTTTCTGACTGGACGTTTGAAAGTCCTTATAAAGTGCTAAGTAAGCTTAAAAAAGCTGAGGGTTACTATAACTACCAACAACGGGATTTAGGCGAATTCTTCCAAGATGTGAAAAAAGATGGTTTTGGCGATGCAATGAGGAATTACCTTTCATTCGCTAAAATGAGAATGAGTGCTACCGACCTCGCTGATATTACCGGGGCTACCTATACTTACCTAATGAACGGGATGGGGCCGGATTCAAATTGGAATGCCTTGTTCAACAAAAATGAAAAAGTTCGATTACGTTTTATAAATGCTTCAGCCGGCTCCATGTTTGATGTACGCATTCCCGGACTTAAGATGACTGTTGTGCAAGCTGATGGCCAAAATGTTGAGCCCACCCCCGTGGATGAATTCCGTATCGGCATCGCTGAAACTTATGATGTGATCGTCGAACCCAATGAAGAAAAACCATTTACTATCTTTGCTGAATCGTTGGATCGAAGTGGCTATGCACGTGGTACTCTGGCGCCCCGCGAAGGGATGGAAGCCCCTGTGCCCGAGCTACGGCCACGTCCTGAACGCAGCATGAAAGACA
This genomic window contains:
- a CDS encoding copper resistance system multicopper oxidase, with product MSKDSKTISRRKFLRYTASLGAVAGISSILPAYAFKNFNIEKEVLTPSGPKNTLDLTIESIPIEIEGKKSKAIGINGKVPGPLIRLKEGEDVLLRVTNNLDEDTSIHWHGIILPFQMDGVPGVSFDGIKPGETFEYKYPVKQNGTYWYHSHSKLQEQLGHYGPMIIDPANEDPVEFDREYPVILSDWTFESPYKVLSKLKKAEGYYNYQQRDLGEFFQDVKKDGFGDAMRNYLSFAKMRMSATDLADITGATYTYLMNGMGPDSNWNALFNKNEKVRLRFINASAGSMFDVRIPGLKMTVVQADGQNVEPTPVDEFRIGIAETYDVIVEPNEEKPFTIFAESLDRSGYARGTLAPREGMEAPVPELRPRPERSMKDMGMKMDMAGMDMDGSMNMEGMGHDGHGDMKMDHSGMSMTNKAAEPVKHGPNHHGIGAAAIANYQFDRLDEPGIGLGKDGRKVLVYRDLKSLEPNIDKRQPEREVELHLTGNMERYMWSFDGKEFHEVNGPIEFQHNERLRLTLVNDTMMEHPIHLHGMWMELENGNGNYNPRKHTLLVQPAQRISALVTPRDKGRWAFHCHILYHMEMGMFRVVQVSDEDGGIYG